The genomic window CAAGCACTCCGGCCTTACGGATCAGCGGTGTCGTTAAACGTCTATTCGAATGAACGTATTCATAGGCAAAAGACCCTTTTACACATGTCTGTCCTTTGTTAACTGGCGCTTCTTTGTCACCGCGAATTTTGACAATTTTATTATTGGCAACTTCCACAACAAGTCCACAGCCTGTTCCACAATAACCACAAACTGTTTTTACCTTTGCAGCTTCTCCCATATTCATCCTCCATTTTGTGAATTTTTTAAGAGTCTCTTATATCAAATTGCAGAAAGCAAAATTCTGTAATAAGAGAACATCTTAACAAATAGCAGCTCATCTCCCCAGATAGCTGTATTTTAATTAATTTCAATTAATTGAAATATTAAAATACATATCTAGTATACTATATTTTTCGCTCAGTAAATAGGTGATACTATCTAGAAGAGAGCTCCTTTATTTATTGTATGCAAAGAGCCAGCGATATCTCCCTGGCTCTTATCTATCATTATTTTTTTATTGATGTGTCTTGTGGCAGCAGTAAGTTTGCCCGCCTATTATTTGTGGCAATGATGTATACAGCAGCGACTGCGATGATGACTGCGATGAATGAGCCAATGTTGAGGATGCCTTTTTGAGAGTACCAAACAATTGAATATCCCACTGAACCCGCTAACAAGGCATAATAAGCGAATGGGAATAAGGTTTTTCGAATGACCACTCCTTCTTTTCCGTAGAGACCAACTACTGCGGATGCAGCTACAACGTTATGAACACAAATCATGTTTCCTGCTGCACCGCCAACAGCCTGAAGTGCTACAATCCATGTTGCATCTACTCCAATTTGTGATCCTACATCATATTGGAATAAAGAAAACATCATATTACTAACTGTATTACTTCCCGCAATGAATGCCCCTAATCCGCCAATAAAGGTTGCAAAAATTGGCCAAAATTCTCCTGCAAGTGCAGCTACCCCATTTGCCAGTTCAATTGGCATTCTTTCAAACCCTGCTGCCCCTCCTCCAGAATTCAAAAATACTTGAACCATTGGAACGGTAAAGATTAAGGCTGTGGATGCTGCAACGGTCGTTTTCGCTGATTGAGACCAAGCTTTCTTGTAAGCGTTTCCACCCATTCCGTGAATGAAAAATGTAATAGCTGATACGACAATAAAGATTGTTCCCGGCGAAAACAGTATTTCAAAGCTAGATGTTATTCCAGAACCAAAAATATTTTCGAATTTAATGACGACAGATTTTAGCCAAGCCATTAAAGGCAAACCTTTCAATCTAGTTAAAACAAGAAATAATCCAACTAAAATATATGGCGACCATGCACGAACCATACTCATACTGCCATTTTTATGATTTTGGATCTTGATTTCAAGCTTTCCAGACCATTCCGGATCCCATTTTGACTTCTCTTCAAAATCCCATTCTTCTCCTTTTGGAGGCATAAGGAACCCTTTTTTTGCAGCAAAGACTACAATAGCAAGTCCTACTAATCCCCCGATCATGGATGGGAACTCAGGTCCGAGTGTATTTGCTACGATTACATAAGGAATCGTCATAGCAAAGGCTGCAAATAATGCAAACTTCCAAACCTTTATTCCTTCAGAAAATGATTTGTTTTTACCGAAGAACCTAGTCATTAATGCTACTACAAAGAGCGGAACCAAGGTACCTGCAATCATATGCAAGATGGCTACTTGTCCGCCGATTGCCGTTACAAGACCCAGCATATTATCTGTAATGCTTGCATCAGCTGATAAACCGGTGCTTACCCCAACAAGCATTGGTGTACCTACAGCACCAAATGATACTGGTGTACTTTGGATAACCATTCCAGCTACAACCGCAGCCATCGCAGGAAATCCTAAGCCAACCATCAGAGGAACAGCTACAGCTGCAGGGGTACCGAAGCCTGATGCTCCTTCAATAAAGGATCCGAACAGCCATGCGACAATGATAACCTGAATTCTCCGATCAGTTGAAATATCGGTAAAGCCTTGCCGGATTGTGCTGAGCCCCCCACTTTCCTGCAGAGTATTTAAGAGCAGAATGGCACCAAATATAATGTACAATAAGGTAATTGCCACAACTAGTCCATTAATAGATGCTGCTGCAACATTGGCTCCTGGCACCTTCCAAACAAATAGCGCCAATCCTACCGCAATAACATAGGAAATAGGCATAGCTTTACTGGCTGGCCATCTAAGTCCAACTAAGAAGACTCCTACTGCAATGATTGGCAAAAGAGATAGTAAAGAAAGCATTCCTGTACTCATAAGACATTTTCCTCCTTTTGTTTCATAATGACGAACTTATAATAGCTACTGTTGCTTATGGCGAAACAATGTTTTCCAAATTGCCCCAGCCTAAATAATATTATACAGGCATTTGTAAGAATATCAACAATATTCGGAAAATTATAACCATTAAGTTAAATTTTTGCTAATTATATAAAAAAATACTGCAAATACTATTATTTATAGTATTTGCAGTATTTTACTATTTTCTATAATATCCGAGTCTCTCTGATATTTGCTCACCAATATGGATAATACGTGGTTGAAGAGCTTTTAGCCGATCCTTTGTCATTCTCATGGTTGGTCCAGAAATACTGACAGCTGCAATGACTTTACCTAAATGATCAAAAATGGGAACTGCCATACATGTAATTCCATACTCGTTTTCTTCTAAATCTAACGCATATCCACTCTTTCTAACTTCGATTAGTTCTTGAAGAAATTGATCAATGTCCGTTATCGTCTTATCGGTATGGAATGGAAGCCCTTTACGCTCTAGAATATCAGTTGCCACTACTGGAGGCAAATGGGCAAGTATTGCTTTCCCTACGGAAGTACAGTGCATTGGGGCTCTTTTTCCAACCTTTGAATGCATTCGGAGTGTCTCATTCCCATCCAATTTTTCAATGTAAACGACCTCCCCTTGATCGTAAACGACAAGGT from Bacillus sp. DTU_2020_1000418_1_SI_GHA_SEK_038 includes these protein-coding regions:
- a CDS encoding L-lactate permease, with protein sequence MSTGMLSLLSLLPIIAVGVFLVGLRWPASKAMPISYVIAVGLALFVWKVPGANVAAASINGLVVAITLLYIIFGAILLLNTLQESGGLSTIRQGFTDISTDRRIQVIIVAWLFGSFIEGASGFGTPAAVAVPLMVGLGFPAMAAVVAGMVIQSTPVSFGAVGTPMLVGVSTGLSADASITDNMLGLVTAIGGQVAILHMIAGTLVPLFVVALMTRFFGKNKSFSEGIKVWKFALFAAFAMTIPYVIVANTLGPEFPSMIGGLVGLAIVVFAAKKGFLMPPKGEEWDFEEKSKWDPEWSGKLEIKIQNHKNGSMSMVRAWSPYILVGLFLVLTRLKGLPLMAWLKSVVIKFENIFGSGITSSFEILFSPGTIFIVVSAITFFIHGMGGNAYKKAWSQSAKTTVAASTALIFTVPMVQVFLNSGGGAAGFERMPIELANGVAALAGEFWPIFATFIGGLGAFIAGSNTVSNMMFSLFQYDVGSQIGVDATWIVALQAVGGAAGNMICVHNVVAASAVVGLYGKEGVVIRKTLFPFAYYALLAGSVGYSIVWYSQKGILNIGSFIAVIIAVAAVYIIATNNRRANLLLPQDTSIKK
- a CDS encoding IclR family transcriptional regulator, which codes for MERENMVKSVSRALDIIMFVSMKKGGLGVTEIANQMDINKSSVYRILSTLVQYGYVEQDQDTGRYKLGYKFLEISSKLLESIDLREEAKAFLKELEMETNEVIHLVVYDQGEVVYIEKLDGNETLRMHSKVGKRAPMHCTSVGKAILAHLPPVVATDILERKGLPFHTDKTITDIDQFLQELIEVRKSGYALDLEENEYGITCMAVPIFDHLGKVIAAVSISGPTMRMTKDRLKALQPRIIHIGEQISERLGYYRK